A window of Quercus robur chromosome 12, dhQueRobu3.1, whole genome shotgun sequence genomic DNA:
TCGTAAAATATCTCGAACCAAACTAACTCGTTCCTAGAGACTAGAGTCCAGAGCCTTCGTTCTTTTCTTGGTTTTATTTTGCGGTGTGTgggtaataaaaataaacccaaaGTTCACAACTCAGTAACGCCTACTGAGTTTCATCTTTTCCTTTGGTTTTAGGCGAAAGAGATCAAGATCATAATTATATAGCTTGTCCGGCAGCAACGAACGGTGAACTAGACCGAgataaaaattactataaatttgttacaACAATAgtttatataaaacaaaaaaattataaaataatttatttataaaaatgttgtaaagcttttttaaaataaaaattaaaatgttgtaaaataatttatttataaaaatttatttgcgGTTTTAAAAACCTGTAATGGTGTCCTGTTAAATGTTAACCCGGTCCCACCTGGCAGTTCCGGTCCGTGTCAAAAAACCCATGTTAAAAGCATCCAAACTATGACAGACAGAAGCATTTACGCCATAACCACTTCCATTTTACATTTcagaaaaaaatctaaactcGCTTCTCAGTCTCACAAAGACACCGCGAGAAGACGAAGATTATGGCTTTCGGGCTTCTACAGATGGTTTTAATTCTATTTCTAATGTTTTCCTACACATACGCAGTAGCAGAAGAGCAAAACCAGCAATCAAAGCAGACTTACATAATTCGCATGGACAAGACCAACATGCCGTCAAGTTTCAATGACCACTCTCAGTGGTATGCCGCATCTTTAGAGTCAGTATCAGACTCAGCAGACATGCTTTACACCTATGACACCATAATCCACGGCTTCTCCACACAGCTAACAGCTGAAGAAGCTGAGTCACTTGAAAAGCAACCAGGAATTCTGGCTGTCCTACCTGAAGAGAGATACGAGCTTCATACAACTCGGTCGCCAAAATTTCTTGGATTAGACAAAGCTGATGATACTCTCTTCCCCACAGTCGAGCAAGCGAGCGAGGTGATTATTGGAGTATTAGACACAGGTGTATGGCCCGAGTTAAAGAGCTTTGATGACACGGGACTAGGTCCCGTACCAAGTGGCTGGAAAGGTGAATGTGAGGTTGGCGATAACTTCAATTCATCAAGCTGTAACCGCAAACTTATTGGTGCAAGGTCTTTCTCAAAAGGGTATGAAGCAAGAAACACAGATATTAATACACAGAAGGAATCGAAATCACCTAGAGATGATGATGGCCATGGAACTCACACCTCAACCACAGCAGCTGGGTCAGCCGTAGAAGGAGCTAACCTCCTTAATTATGCTTTGGGGACAGCTCGTGGGATGGCTCCACATGCCCGAGTCGCCATATACAAGGTGTGCTGGCTTGGTGGATGTTTCACTTCAGATATAGCAGCAGCGATAGAGAAGGCTATTGAGGATGGAGTCCATGTTATATCCATGTCTATTGGGGGAGGAATAAACTCGTATGACAAAGACATCGTTGCCATCGGAGCTTTCAAAGCAACATCCCATGGAATCCTAGTATCTTGCTCGGCAGGAAATGGTGGACCAACTCCAGAAAGCCTAACCAACGTTGCGCCTTGGATAACCACTGTTGGTGCCGGAACTCTGGACCGTGATTTCCCCGTTGAAGTTAGCCTTGGAAATGGGAAGAATTACACTGGTGTATCGCTCTATAACGGGAAACAGTTATCAGATTCTCTAGTACCACTTGTTTATGCTGGTAATGTAAGCAACTCTTCATATGGTTCTCTGTGCTTGAATGAGAGTCTAAATTCAGGAAAAGTTGCTGGAAAAATTGTAGTATGTGATCGAGGCTTAAATTCTAGGACGCAAAAGGGTTTGGTAGTTAAAAATGCTGGTGGTGTGGGGATGATATTAGCTAACACAGATTCTTATGGTGAGGAGCTAGTTGCTGATGCACATCTGTTGCCAACAGCAGCTTTAGGACAAAACACCGCCGATGCCATTAAGGCCTATATCTCCTCGGATAATAATCCCACAGCTACAATTGGTCATGCAGTCACAAAATTAGGAGTTCAACCATCACCAGTGGTTGCAGCATTCAGTTCTAGAGGTCCAAATCCGCTTACTCCAGGAATACTCAAACCAGACCTTATAGCACCAGGAGTCAATATCCTAGCTGGGTGGACAGGTGCAGTAGGACCATCGGGGTTGGACGATGACAAGAGGCATGTGAGCTTCAATATCATTTCCGGAACATCCATGTCGTGCCCTCATATTAGCGGGTTAGCAGCATTCCTAAAGGCTGTTCACCAGGATTGGAGCCCTGCAGCCATTAGGTCTGCCCTCATGACCACAGCTTATACGGCATACACAGATGGGGAAACCATAAAAGATGTTGCTACTGGAAAATCATCAACACCGTTTGACTACGGTGCTGGACATGTGAATCCTTCGGCAGCTCTTGATCCTGGTCTTGTATATGATGTCACAGTTGATGACTACCTATACTTCCTATGTGCCTTACACTACAGCCCAGCTGGTATTAAGTCCATCACAAACCTAAATTTCACCTGTGATTCAAGCAAAAAATACAGCCTAGAAGATTTTAATTACCCATCTTTTGCTGTTCCTCTAAACACAACTTCAGATGAAAGGGGCGGCAACAGTGCACCTAGCAAATCTGTTAAATATACTAGGACTCTGACTAACGTGGGCACTCCGGCAACATATAAGGTTTCTGTGTCATCACAAGATCCCTCAGTGAAGATCTTGGTAGAGCCAGAATCACTGACTTTTAGTGAACAGAATGAGAAGAAGAGTTACACAGTTACTTTCAATACCATTTCTATGCCATCTGGTACAACCAGCTTTGCCCATTTGAAATGGTCGGATGGGAAACACATTGTTGGTAGCCCGATTGCTTTCAGCTGGACATAATCACGAGCTCTGAAGTGGCAACAAAGTGTAGATGGCAAGATGCTCACCCTCCTTGTATTAAGATTTAGTTTGTcttgttgttttcctttttcttatgTTCCACCCCCAGGCTTACTCCAGATGCTGTTAAACCTAGGTAAGGAAAGAATCTAGAGAAAATAATTGTACAGCAAACCTTGTAAGGGATTGGGTTGtgaatttaaaattgaattacTATGTTGTAACATTTCTAGAAGTCTCTCATCTTGTCTATCATGGTtcacaaaattgaagaaaaagagacTGGTTTTGCAGTTTACCTTGATTTTGTGATTTACAAACAACTTCCACAATAGGATTACTGAAATTGCTATTGTAAATAAGGAAGCTATTTCGTTACAGTCATGGCTTCCCACTCTGGATAGTAACAAAACCAATACTGAGTTAGAGAGGTGTCTTGTACATCTGGCATCTACATCACCTCTTTTACTGCACGTGAAACCACGTAAACAACTTGTAGTATTTAATTATGGGCCTTCCAACTGGTTATTGTTATCCTGGCTTTTGTAGGATATTTAAGTCCTTTGGTTGGTTGGAAGCTTGCTATTATTAGTACTCGTGGTTCTCTAAACCAAATTGCAACCAcaacaccaccccccccccccccccccccccccaaaaaaaataaataaataaataaaccctcAAATTGCAATAAAAACTTTACGGGCAATAGAACAACATAAAGACCATTTCAGGTATCATCCTACACCAATTATTG
This region includes:
- the LOC126707904 gene encoding subtilisin-like protease SBT1.7; protein product: MAFGLLQMVLILFLMFSYTYAVAEEQNQQSKQTYIIRMDKTNMPSSFNDHSQWYAASLESVSDSADMLYTYDTIIHGFSTQLTAEEAESLEKQPGILAVLPEERYELHTTRSPKFLGLDKADDTLFPTVEQASEVIIGVLDTGVWPELKSFDDTGLGPVPSGWKGECEVGDNFNSSSCNRKLIGARSFSKGYEARNTDINTQKESKSPRDDDGHGTHTSTTAAGSAVEGANLLNYALGTARGMAPHARVAIYKVCWLGGCFTSDIAAAIEKAIEDGVHVISMSIGGGINSYDKDIVAIGAFKATSHGILVSCSAGNGGPTPESLTNVAPWITTVGAGTLDRDFPVEVSLGNGKNYTGVSLYNGKQLSDSLVPLVYAGNVSNSSYGSLCLNESLNSGKVAGKIVVCDRGLNSRTQKGLVVKNAGGVGMILANTDSYGEELVADAHLLPTAALGQNTADAIKAYISSDNNPTATIGHAVTKLGVQPSPVVAAFSSRGPNPLTPGILKPDLIAPGVNILAGWTGAVGPSGLDDDKRHVSFNIISGTSMSCPHISGLAAFLKAVHQDWSPAAIRSALMTTAYTAYTDGETIKDVATGKSSTPFDYGAGHVNPSAALDPGLVYDVTVDDYLYFLCALHYSPAGIKSITNLNFTCDSSKKYSLEDFNYPSFAVPLNTTSDERGGNSAPSKSVKYTRTLTNVGTPATYKVSVSSQDPSVKILVEPESLTFSEQNEKKSYTVTFNTISMPSGTTSFAHLKWSDGKHIVGSPIAFSWT